In a genomic window of Lepisosteus oculatus isolate fLepOcu1 chromosome 3, fLepOcu1.hap2, whole genome shotgun sequence:
- the nadk2 gene encoding NAD kinase 2, mitochondrial isoform X1, whose protein sequence is MSYRKLLGFLFGVKPTVSCVRGVFCGASHGSAGFTPAKVAVVTKTTRYEFEQQRYRCAGLSEEDLKHLLAMKGSSYSGLLERHNIHTRNVQHVVDSLRKEGMEVRVVKRREYDEETVRWADAIVSAGGDGTMLLVASKVLDKHKPVLGVNTDPERSEGHLCLPVRYTHSFPEALQKLKLGEFRWQWRQRIRIYLEGTGINPTPVDLHEQQLSLEQHNKAHRTSAGSSLYEEPESKSGPHLLPVRGLNEVFIGESLSSRARFKSFNTRLPFSLHRASYYEISVDDGPWEKQKSSGLNVCTGTGSKAWSYNINKLVTQAVEDVLKIGKTQIGLDIPLNRNFIEKVTSEYNESLTFSPEESRLFFSVREPIVNRVFSSSRQRGFTTKVCVRSRCWDACMVVDGGTSFEFNDGAIATISMDADDALRTVVLRD, encoded by the exons ATGAGTTACCGCAAGCTGCTGGGCTTTCTCTTCGGCGTGAAGCCTACGGTCTCGTGTGTCCGCGGCGTGTTTTGCGGGGCTTCTCACGGAAGTGCGGGGTTCACGCCAGCCAAAGTGGCCGTCGTGACCAAGACGACGAGATACGAGTTTGAACAGCAGAGGTACCGGTGCGCTGGGCTCTCCGAAGAGGATCTGAAACACTTG CTGGCTATGAAGGGCTCCAGCTACTCCGGGCTGCTGGAGCGACACAACATCCACACCCGGAACGTGCAGCACGTTGTGGACAGCCTGCG GAAAGAGGGGATGGAGGTGCGGGTGGTGAAGAGGAGGGAGTATGACGAAGAGACGGTCCGATGGGCAGACGCCATCGTATCCGCCGGGG GAGATGGCACCATGCTGCTGGTGGCCAGTAAAGTCCTGGACAAGCACAAGCCAGTGTTGGGAGTGAACACTGACCCCGAAAG GTCAGAGGGACATTTGTGCTTGCCTGTGCGCTACACTCACTCTTTCCCAGAAGCACTTCAGAAGCTGAAGCTTGGTGAATTCAG GTGGCAGTGGCGTCAGAGGATCCGGATCTACCTGGAGGGGACCGGAATCAACCCCACCCCAGTGGACCTGCACGAGCAGCAGCTGAGTCTGGAACAGCACAACAAGGCTCACCGGACCAGCGCCGGCTCCAGCCTCT ATGAAGAGCCTGAGAGTAAATCAGGTCCACATCTTCTCCCTGTCAGAGGACTCAATGAGGTCTTCATTGGCGAGTCTTTGTCTTCAAG GGCGCGCTTTAAATCCTTCAACACGCGTCTCCCATTCTCGCTTCATAGGGCCTCATACTACGAGATCTCTGTGGACGACGGGCCCTGGGAGAAGCAGAAGAGCTCTGGTCTCAACGTGTGCACAGGAACGGGCTCCAAAGCATG GTCCTACAACATTAACAAGCTGGTCACACAAGCTGTGGAAGACGTACTGAAAATCG GTAAGACGCAGATTGGGCTTGACATTCCTTTAAATCGGAACTTCATTGAAAAGG TGACCAGTGAGTACAATGAGTCCCTGACCTTCAGCCCGGAGGAGAGCAGGCTGTTCTTCAGCGTGCGGGAGCCCATCGTGAACAGGGTCTTCTCCAGCAGCCGCCAGCGCGGTTTCACTACGAA GGTGTGCGTGCGCTCCCGCTGCTGGGACGCCTGCATGGTGGTGGACGGCGGCACGTCTTTCGAGTTCAACGACGGGGCGATCGCCACCATCAGCATGGACGCGGACGACGCGCTGCGGACCGTCGTGCTGCGGGACTGA
- the nadk2 gene encoding NAD kinase 2, mitochondrial isoform X2, which produces MSYRKLLGFLFGVKPTVSCVRGVFCGASHGSAGFTPAKVAVVTKTTRYEFEQQRYRCAGLSEEDLKHLLAMKGSSYSGLLERHNIHTRNVQHVVDSLRKEGMEVRVVKRREYDEETVRWADAIVSAGGDGTMLLVASKVLDKHKPVLGVNTDPERSEGHLCLPVRYTHSFPEALQKLKLGEFRWQWRQRIRIYLEGTGINPTPVDLHEQQLSLEQHNKAHRTSAGSSLYEEPESKSGPHLLPVRGLNEVFIGESLSSRASYYEISVDDGPWEKQKSSGLNVCTGTGSKAWSYNINKLVTQAVEDVLKIGKTQIGLDIPLNRNFIEKVTSEYNESLTFSPEESRLFFSVREPIVNRVFSSSRQRGFTTKVCVRSRCWDACMVVDGGTSFEFNDGAIATISMDADDALRTVVLRD; this is translated from the exons ATGAGTTACCGCAAGCTGCTGGGCTTTCTCTTCGGCGTGAAGCCTACGGTCTCGTGTGTCCGCGGCGTGTTTTGCGGGGCTTCTCACGGAAGTGCGGGGTTCACGCCAGCCAAAGTGGCCGTCGTGACCAAGACGACGAGATACGAGTTTGAACAGCAGAGGTACCGGTGCGCTGGGCTCTCCGAAGAGGATCTGAAACACTTG CTGGCTATGAAGGGCTCCAGCTACTCCGGGCTGCTGGAGCGACACAACATCCACACCCGGAACGTGCAGCACGTTGTGGACAGCCTGCG GAAAGAGGGGATGGAGGTGCGGGTGGTGAAGAGGAGGGAGTATGACGAAGAGACGGTCCGATGGGCAGACGCCATCGTATCCGCCGGGG GAGATGGCACCATGCTGCTGGTGGCCAGTAAAGTCCTGGACAAGCACAAGCCAGTGTTGGGAGTGAACACTGACCCCGAAAG GTCAGAGGGACATTTGTGCTTGCCTGTGCGCTACACTCACTCTTTCCCAGAAGCACTTCAGAAGCTGAAGCTTGGTGAATTCAG GTGGCAGTGGCGTCAGAGGATCCGGATCTACCTGGAGGGGACCGGAATCAACCCCACCCCAGTGGACCTGCACGAGCAGCAGCTGAGTCTGGAACAGCACAACAAGGCTCACCGGACCAGCGCCGGCTCCAGCCTCT ATGAAGAGCCTGAGAGTAAATCAGGTCCACATCTTCTCCCTGTCAGAGGACTCAATGAGGTCTTCATTGGCGAGTCTTTGTCTTCAAG GGCCTCATACTACGAGATCTCTGTGGACGACGGGCCCTGGGAGAAGCAGAAGAGCTCTGGTCTCAACGTGTGCACAGGAACGGGCTCCAAAGCATG GTCCTACAACATTAACAAGCTGGTCACACAAGCTGTGGAAGACGTACTGAAAATCG GTAAGACGCAGATTGGGCTTGACATTCCTTTAAATCGGAACTTCATTGAAAAGG TGACCAGTGAGTACAATGAGTCCCTGACCTTCAGCCCGGAGGAGAGCAGGCTGTTCTTCAGCGTGCGGGAGCCCATCGTGAACAGGGTCTTCTCCAGCAGCCGCCAGCGCGGTTTCACTACGAA GGTGTGCGTGCGCTCCCGCTGCTGGGACGCCTGCATGGTGGTGGACGGCGGCACGTCTTTCGAGTTCAACGACGGGGCGATCGCCACCATCAGCATGGACGCGGACGACGCGCTGCGGACCGTCGTGCTGCGGGACTGA
- the nadk2 gene encoding NAD kinase 2, mitochondrial isoform X3: protein MTRSRGDNWFPKLHKLAMKGSSYSGLLERHNIHTRNVQHVVDSLRKEGMEVRVVKRREYDEETVRWADAIVSAGGDGTMLLVASKVLDKHKPVLGVNTDPERSEGHLCLPVRYTHSFPEALQKLKLGEFRWQWRQRIRIYLEGTGINPTPVDLHEQQLSLEQHNKAHRTSAGSSLYEEPESKSGPHLLPVRGLNEVFIGESLSSRARFKSFNTRLPFSLHRASYYEISVDDGPWEKQKSSGLNVCTGTGSKAWSYNINKLVTQAVEDVLKIGKTQIGLDIPLNRNFIEKVTSEYNESLTFSPEESRLFFSVREPIVNRVFSSSRQRGFTTKVCVRSRCWDACMVVDGGTSFEFNDGAIATISMDADDALRTVVLRD, encoded by the exons ATGACCCGATCTCGCGGTGACAACTGGTTTCCGAAGCTACACAAG CTGGCTATGAAGGGCTCCAGCTACTCCGGGCTGCTGGAGCGACACAACATCCACACCCGGAACGTGCAGCACGTTGTGGACAGCCTGCG GAAAGAGGGGATGGAGGTGCGGGTGGTGAAGAGGAGGGAGTATGACGAAGAGACGGTCCGATGGGCAGACGCCATCGTATCCGCCGGGG GAGATGGCACCATGCTGCTGGTGGCCAGTAAAGTCCTGGACAAGCACAAGCCAGTGTTGGGAGTGAACACTGACCCCGAAAG GTCAGAGGGACATTTGTGCTTGCCTGTGCGCTACACTCACTCTTTCCCAGAAGCACTTCAGAAGCTGAAGCTTGGTGAATTCAG GTGGCAGTGGCGTCAGAGGATCCGGATCTACCTGGAGGGGACCGGAATCAACCCCACCCCAGTGGACCTGCACGAGCAGCAGCTGAGTCTGGAACAGCACAACAAGGCTCACCGGACCAGCGCCGGCTCCAGCCTCT ATGAAGAGCCTGAGAGTAAATCAGGTCCACATCTTCTCCCTGTCAGAGGACTCAATGAGGTCTTCATTGGCGAGTCTTTGTCTTCAAG GGCGCGCTTTAAATCCTTCAACACGCGTCTCCCATTCTCGCTTCATAGGGCCTCATACTACGAGATCTCTGTGGACGACGGGCCCTGGGAGAAGCAGAAGAGCTCTGGTCTCAACGTGTGCACAGGAACGGGCTCCAAAGCATG GTCCTACAACATTAACAAGCTGGTCACACAAGCTGTGGAAGACGTACTGAAAATCG GTAAGACGCAGATTGGGCTTGACATTCCTTTAAATCGGAACTTCATTGAAAAGG TGACCAGTGAGTACAATGAGTCCCTGACCTTCAGCCCGGAGGAGAGCAGGCTGTTCTTCAGCGTGCGGGAGCCCATCGTGAACAGGGTCTTCTCCAGCAGCCGCCAGCGCGGTTTCACTACGAA GGTGTGCGTGCGCTCCCGCTGCTGGGACGCCTGCATGGTGGTGGACGGCGGCACGTCTTTCGAGTTCAACGACGGGGCGATCGCCACCATCAGCATGGACGCGGACGACGCGCTGCGGACCGTCGTGCTGCGGGACTGA
- the LOC107076550 gene encoding ran-binding protein 3 isoform X1, which yields MRGHQVGTGTDPVLCPATEPLSPDPSADAPRPVPSHRFGNSQSRLKTSVASSRERNFVVRCSPNPRSSCGSYKAHSVNKVKPVIAPPVFLFQKTALPVKRLAEDSVDKICLGASPGKRGRSFTFPSPSASYRAGETGPADRQQRERSSSVCSFSFPPSRPVSRKNVFMPSSLCNPNIDSSSPVDTADCSAWKAKGPVLRPATLQAPRPHSISPPLPAEGSCSLTTADTPCSGRAPDQQAPTELHSFPGSRPPGIESDTTFPSSTFPQLVPPQADRSPVKMDLVATESSFPFVFGENMSERVLSPMKTPDADVSDNSEDGATAPESSSSESDSDSESPTCGSPHGTVRRRTLRESAAACTAASGRRCLLKRVRVFTGEELESNVVQMTCKLFVFEKATQSWRERGRGILRLNDLAAERPGSFQSRLVMRNQGSLKVILNSKLWADMHVHRASRRNLQLTATELEERSVRIFLVQGGAKDIARLNMAIHHRLVALRCAGMELGRAPSLEGPESGPALRPFDSEEEEEEEQILTHLGCSTAGGSDWSYSQPRIRS from the exons ATGAGGGGACATCAAGTCGGCACTGGCACGGATCCTGTTCTGTGCCCGGCGACAGAGCCCCTGTCTCCGGACCCCTCGGCTGACGCACCCCGTCCGGTGCCGAGCCACAGGTTCGGCAACTCGCAGTCCAGGTTGAAAACGTCTGTCGCGTCTTCCAGGGAAAGAAACTTTGTTGTTCGCTGCTCGCCCAACCCGCGAAGCAGCTGCGGGTCCTACAAAGCGCACTCCGTCAACAAAG TGAAGCCTGTGATTGCTCCACCAGTATTCCTTTTCCAGAAGACGGCGCTGCCAGTGAAG agGCTGGCTGAAGACTCTGTAGACAAGATTT GTCTGGGAGCGAGTCCCGGAAAACGCGGGCGTTCCTTCACCTTCCCTTCTCCAAGCGCCTCCTACAGGGCAGGGGAGACAG GTCCTGCAGACAGGCAGCAGAGAGAGCGGTCCTCCTCGGTGTGCTCCTTCTCCTTCCCTCCTTCCCGTCCAG TATCAAGAAAAAATGTGTTCATGCCTTCGAGTCTATGCAACCCTAACATCGACAGCAGCAGTCCTGTAGATACAG CAGATTGTTCAGCGTGGAAAGCAAAAGGGCCTGTGCTGAGGCCGGCCACCCTCCAGGCTCCCAGACCACACAGCATCTCCCCGCCTCTGCCTGCAGAGGGGTCCTGCAGCCTGACCACTGCTGACACGCCCTGCTCCGGCCGGGCGCCAGACCAGCAG GCACCAACAGAGCTCCACAGTTTTCCAGGAAGTCGCCCACCAGGCATAGAGTCGGACACCACTTTCCCATCTTCCACTTTCCCTCAGCTTGTGCCTCCTCAGGCAGACAG AAGTCCTGTGAAAATGGACCTGGTTGCCACAGAGAGCAGTTTCCCATTTGTGTTTGGGGAAAACATGAGCGAGAGAGTTTTG AGCCCTATGAAGACTCCGGACGCTGACGTATCGGACAACAGCGAAGACGGTGCGACTGCCCCAGAGTCCAGCTCCTCCGAGTCCGACTCCGACTCCGAGTCCCCAACCTGCGGATCACCGCATGGAA CGGTTAGGAGGCGCACGCTGAGGGAGTCAGCAGCCGCCTGCACTGCGGCCAGCGGGCGGAGGTGCCTGCTGAAGAGGGTGAGGGTCTTCACGGGAGAGGAGCTGGAGAGCAACGTGGTGCAG ATGACCTGCAAGCTGTTTGTGTTTGAGAAGGCGACGCAGTCCTGGCGGGAGAGAGGCAGGGGAATTCTGCGGCTCAATGACTTGGCTGCCGAGAGGCCAGGAAGCTTCCAGTCACGATTAG TGATGAGAAACCAGGGCAGCCTGAAGGTGATCCTGAACTCCAAGCTGTGGGCTGACATGCACGTGCACAGAGCGAGCAGGAGAAACCTGCAGCTCACCGCCACCGAGCTGGAGGAGCGCTCTGTCCGGATCTTCCTCGTCCAG GGTGGCGCCAAAGACATTGCCCGTCTCAACATGGCCATTCACCATCGCCTGGTGGCACTGCGGTGTGCTGGCATGGAGCTGGGGAGGGCGCCCAGTCTGGAGGGGCCAGAGTCAGGACCTGCCCTGCGGCCCTTTGAcagcgaggaagaggaggaggaagagcagATACTGACCCATCTGGGCTGCTCCACAGCTG GAGGATCAGACTGGAGCTATAGCCAACCCCGGATCCGCTCCTGA
- the nadk2 gene encoding NAD kinase 2, mitochondrial isoform X4: MKGSSYSGLLERHNIHTRNVQHVVDSLRKEGMEVRVVKRREYDEETVRWADAIVSAGGDGTMLLVASKVLDKHKPVLGVNTDPERSEGHLCLPVRYTHSFPEALQKLKLGEFRWQWRQRIRIYLEGTGINPTPVDLHEQQLSLEQHNKAHRTSAGSSLYEEPESKSGPHLLPVRGLNEVFIGESLSSRARFKSFNTRLPFSLHRASYYEISVDDGPWEKQKSSGLNVCTGTGSKAWSYNINKLVTQAVEDVLKIGKTQIGLDIPLNRNFIEKVTSEYNESLTFSPEESRLFFSVREPIVNRVFSSSRQRGFTTKVCVRSRCWDACMVVDGGTSFEFNDGAIATISMDADDALRTVVLRD; encoded by the exons ATGAAGGGCTCCAGCTACTCCGGGCTGCTGGAGCGACACAACATCCACACCCGGAACGTGCAGCACGTTGTGGACAGCCTGCG GAAAGAGGGGATGGAGGTGCGGGTGGTGAAGAGGAGGGAGTATGACGAAGAGACGGTCCGATGGGCAGACGCCATCGTATCCGCCGGGG GAGATGGCACCATGCTGCTGGTGGCCAGTAAAGTCCTGGACAAGCACAAGCCAGTGTTGGGAGTGAACACTGACCCCGAAAG GTCAGAGGGACATTTGTGCTTGCCTGTGCGCTACACTCACTCTTTCCCAGAAGCACTTCAGAAGCTGAAGCTTGGTGAATTCAG GTGGCAGTGGCGTCAGAGGATCCGGATCTACCTGGAGGGGACCGGAATCAACCCCACCCCAGTGGACCTGCACGAGCAGCAGCTGAGTCTGGAACAGCACAACAAGGCTCACCGGACCAGCGCCGGCTCCAGCCTCT ATGAAGAGCCTGAGAGTAAATCAGGTCCACATCTTCTCCCTGTCAGAGGACTCAATGAGGTCTTCATTGGCGAGTCTTTGTCTTCAAG GGCGCGCTTTAAATCCTTCAACACGCGTCTCCCATTCTCGCTTCATAGGGCCTCATACTACGAGATCTCTGTGGACGACGGGCCCTGGGAGAAGCAGAAGAGCTCTGGTCTCAACGTGTGCACAGGAACGGGCTCCAAAGCATG GTCCTACAACATTAACAAGCTGGTCACACAAGCTGTGGAAGACGTACTGAAAATCG GTAAGACGCAGATTGGGCTTGACATTCCTTTAAATCGGAACTTCATTGAAAAGG TGACCAGTGAGTACAATGAGTCCCTGACCTTCAGCCCGGAGGAGAGCAGGCTGTTCTTCAGCGTGCGGGAGCCCATCGTGAACAGGGTCTTCTCCAGCAGCCGCCAGCGCGGTTTCACTACGAA GGTGTGCGTGCGCTCCCGCTGCTGGGACGCCTGCATGGTGGTGGACGGCGGCACGTCTTTCGAGTTCAACGACGGGGCGATCGCCACCATCAGCATGGACGCGGACGACGCGCTGCGGACCGTCGTGCTGCGGGACTGA
- the LOC107076550 gene encoding ran-binding protein 3 isoform X2, whose amino-acid sequence MRGHQVGTGTDPVLCPATEPLSPDPSADAPRPVPSHRFGNSQSRLKTSVASSRERNFVVRCSPNPRSSCGSYKAHSVNKVKPVIAPPVFLFQKTALPVKRLAEDSVDKICLGASPGKRGRSFTFPSPSASYRAGETGPADRQQRERSSSVCSFSFPPSRPVSRKNVFMPSSLCNPNIDSSSPVDTDCSAWKAKGPVLRPATLQAPRPHSISPPLPAEGSCSLTTADTPCSGRAPDQQAPTELHSFPGSRPPGIESDTTFPSSTFPQLVPPQADRSPVKMDLVATESSFPFVFGENMSERVLSPMKTPDADVSDNSEDGATAPESSSSESDSDSESPTCGSPHGTVRRRTLRESAAACTAASGRRCLLKRVRVFTGEELESNVVQMTCKLFVFEKATQSWRERGRGILRLNDLAAERPGSFQSRLVMRNQGSLKVILNSKLWADMHVHRASRRNLQLTATELEERSVRIFLVQGGAKDIARLNMAIHHRLVALRCAGMELGRAPSLEGPESGPALRPFDSEEEEEEEQILTHLGCSTAGGSDWSYSQPRIRS is encoded by the exons ATGAGGGGACATCAAGTCGGCACTGGCACGGATCCTGTTCTGTGCCCGGCGACAGAGCCCCTGTCTCCGGACCCCTCGGCTGACGCACCCCGTCCGGTGCCGAGCCACAGGTTCGGCAACTCGCAGTCCAGGTTGAAAACGTCTGTCGCGTCTTCCAGGGAAAGAAACTTTGTTGTTCGCTGCTCGCCCAACCCGCGAAGCAGCTGCGGGTCCTACAAAGCGCACTCCGTCAACAAAG TGAAGCCTGTGATTGCTCCACCAGTATTCCTTTTCCAGAAGACGGCGCTGCCAGTGAAG agGCTGGCTGAAGACTCTGTAGACAAGATTT GTCTGGGAGCGAGTCCCGGAAAACGCGGGCGTTCCTTCACCTTCCCTTCTCCAAGCGCCTCCTACAGGGCAGGGGAGACAG GTCCTGCAGACAGGCAGCAGAGAGAGCGGTCCTCCTCGGTGTGCTCCTTCTCCTTCCCTCCTTCCCGTCCAG TATCAAGAAAAAATGTGTTCATGCCTTCGAGTCTATGCAACCCTAACATCGACAGCAGCAGTCCTGTAGATACAG ATTGTTCAGCGTGGAAAGCAAAAGGGCCTGTGCTGAGGCCGGCCACCCTCCAGGCTCCCAGACCACACAGCATCTCCCCGCCTCTGCCTGCAGAGGGGTCCTGCAGCCTGACCACTGCTGACACGCCCTGCTCCGGCCGGGCGCCAGACCAGCAG GCACCAACAGAGCTCCACAGTTTTCCAGGAAGTCGCCCACCAGGCATAGAGTCGGACACCACTTTCCCATCTTCCACTTTCCCTCAGCTTGTGCCTCCTCAGGCAGACAG AAGTCCTGTGAAAATGGACCTGGTTGCCACAGAGAGCAGTTTCCCATTTGTGTTTGGGGAAAACATGAGCGAGAGAGTTTTG AGCCCTATGAAGACTCCGGACGCTGACGTATCGGACAACAGCGAAGACGGTGCGACTGCCCCAGAGTCCAGCTCCTCCGAGTCCGACTCCGACTCCGAGTCCCCAACCTGCGGATCACCGCATGGAA CGGTTAGGAGGCGCACGCTGAGGGAGTCAGCAGCCGCCTGCACTGCGGCCAGCGGGCGGAGGTGCCTGCTGAAGAGGGTGAGGGTCTTCACGGGAGAGGAGCTGGAGAGCAACGTGGTGCAG ATGACCTGCAAGCTGTTTGTGTTTGAGAAGGCGACGCAGTCCTGGCGGGAGAGAGGCAGGGGAATTCTGCGGCTCAATGACTTGGCTGCCGAGAGGCCAGGAAGCTTCCAGTCACGATTAG TGATGAGAAACCAGGGCAGCCTGAAGGTGATCCTGAACTCCAAGCTGTGGGCTGACATGCACGTGCACAGAGCGAGCAGGAGAAACCTGCAGCTCACCGCCACCGAGCTGGAGGAGCGCTCTGTCCGGATCTTCCTCGTCCAG GGTGGCGCCAAAGACATTGCCCGTCTCAACATGGCCATTCACCATCGCCTGGTGGCACTGCGGTGTGCTGGCATGGAGCTGGGGAGGGCGCCCAGTCTGGAGGGGCCAGAGTCAGGACCTGCCCTGCGGCCCTTTGAcagcgaggaagaggaggaggaagagcagATACTGACCCATCTGGGCTGCTCCACAGCTG GAGGATCAGACTGGAGCTATAGCCAACCCCGGATCCGCTCCTGA